In the Campylobacter sputorum subsp. sputorum genome, AAAAGCGCATAAATCTTTTAAAAGAAATAGATAAAACAGGATCTATTTTGCAAGCTGCTAAAAATATACCAATGAGTTATAAAGCGGCTTGGGATACTATTGATTTGATGAATAACTTATCAGAAAAACCACTTATAGAGCGTAAATCTGGTGGAAAAAATGGTGGAGGAAGTTTTTTGAGTGAATATGGAAAAACACTCATAAAAACATATGAAAATATAGTAGATATACAAAAAAGATTTTTAGAACAAATTTCGAAAAATGTTGATTTTGATAGTGGAAATATAATAAATTTAGAAAGATTAACAATGCAAATAAGTGCTAGAAATGTTTTTAGCGGTAAAGTTGAAAGCATAAAAAATGGGAGCATAAACTCAGATGTGTTAGTTTGTTTAAATGGCGGAGCAAAGATTTCGTCAACTATAACAACTACTTCTGCTCAAAATCTTGGGCTTGAGGTTAAAAAAGATGTCAAAGTTATAATAAAATCAAGTTCAGTTATGATAGCAAATAGCGAAGATATCGCAATAAGTGCTAGAAATATCATAAAAGGCGAGATTGTAAATGTTGTAAAAGATGAAATAAGCTCAGAAACTCAGCTTGATATAGGTGGCGGACAAATTTTAACAGCTATTATCACGCAAAACTCGGCTCAAAAACTTGAACTAAAAGAGGGAAAAGTAGTTTATGGCGTGATAAAATCAAGTGAAGTTATGATAGGATTATAAGGAGAATTTATGAAAAAGTTAATATTGTTAGTATTGAGTGCTTGTGTGCTTTTTGGTGCTGAGATTCGTGTGGCTGCTGCTGCAAATATAGGCTATGTTTTTGAAGAACTTAAAAAAGAATTTCTAAAAACTAGACCAAATGATAAAGTTGAGGTTACGCTTGGAAGTAGTGGAAAACTTAATGCACAAATTAAAGCAGGAGCGGATTATGCGATTTTTATGGCAGCAAATATGGATTTTGCTGATGACTTATATAAAAATGGATTTAGTAAAAACGCCCCTGAAATTTATACTCGTGGCGTTTTGATGATGTTTAGTAAAGAAAAAAGAGATTTAAATAAAGGCTTAGAAATTTTAAAAGATAATGGCATTGAGAAAATTTCAGTTGCAAACACAAAAACCGCCCCTTATGGCATAGCTTCAAAACAGGCTTTTGAAAAAGCTGGAATTTATGCTGATATTGAGAAAAAATTAGTTTATGCAGGAAATATATCAGGTGTTATGCCTCATGTAATAAGCGGTGCAGCAGATATCGGATTTATACCAAAATCAGCCTTAATTGGCAAAGATGAGTATAAAAAAGGTGAAAATTTTGTAGAAGTTGATAGAGCGTTATATACCCCGCTTGATCAAGGAATGATTTTGCTAAAAAATTATGAAAATAATGCATTAGCAAAAGACTTTTATGCATTTTTGAAAAGCCAAAAAGCAAAAGAAATTTTTGCAACTTATGGTTACGAATAGATGAACGAGCTAGACGCCAAGATAGTAGAGTGTCAAAATAGTGATTCTTTGCATAGATTTATTTTAGAAACTATTGTTGGAAAAATCGCTTTTGTAACATTAGAAGTAAAGGATTTAGATATTTCTAAAATTGGTTTTAAAGAAAGCGTAGTTGGCATTGCAAAAAGTGGTGAGTTTAGTTTTTCAAATCAGATAAAAATAGAAATTTCAGCTATAAAAAAAGGTGAAATTTTAAGCCTTGTAAGTGGAGTTAAAAACGGATTTACAATTAATAGTATGATTACTACTTCATCTTTAACAAGGCTTGGCTTAGAGGTTGGG is a window encoding:
- a CDS encoding TOBE domain-containing protein, whose translation is MELVSNFIIKSGSNDFVLQKRINLLKEIDKTGSILQAAKNIPMSYKAAWDTIDLMNNLSEKPLIERKSGGKNGGGSFLSEYGKTLIKTYENIVDIQKRFLEQISKNVDFDSGNIINLERLTMQISARNVFSGKVESIKNGSINSDVLVCLNGGAKISSTITTTSAQNLGLEVKKDVKVIIKSSSVMIANSEDIAISARNIIKGEIVNVVKDEISSETQLDIGGGQILTAIITQNSAQKLELKEGKVVYGVIKSSEVMIGL
- a CDS encoding TOBE domain-containing protein; this encodes MNELDAKIVECQNSDSLHRFILETIVGKIAFVTLEVKDLDISKIGFKESVVGIAKSGEFSFSNQIKIEISAIKKGEILSLVSGVKNGFTINSMITTSSLTRLGLEVGQEAIFLIKATDIFII
- the modA gene encoding molybdate ABC transporter substrate-binding protein — protein: MKKLILLVLSACVLFGAEIRVAAAANIGYVFEELKKEFLKTRPNDKVEVTLGSSGKLNAQIKAGADYAIFMAANMDFADDLYKNGFSKNAPEIYTRGVLMMFSKEKRDLNKGLEILKDNGIEKISVANTKTAPYGIASKQAFEKAGIYADIEKKLVYAGNISGVMPHVISGAADIGFIPKSALIGKDEYKKGENFVEVDRALYTPLDQGMILLKNYENNALAKDFYAFLKSQKAKEIFATYGYE